One genomic segment of Vibrio sp. SCSIO 43136 includes these proteins:
- a CDS encoding LysE/ArgO family amino acid transporter: MSLWVLLQGFGLGATMIIPIGAQNAYVLNQGIKRNHHLTTATVCSFLDAFFISLGVFGGGAVLSQNETLLTSVTLGGIAFLSVYGFLSLRSAFRSPTSEESKKQMTARGKRAVVLGALAVTVLNPHLYLDTVVILGSIGGQFEGNDRIAFAIGTIMASFVWFYSLSFGAAKLGPTLSKPNVKCGIDIAVAAMMFIIAFVLTKGLWVKYML; encoded by the coding sequence ATGAGCTTGTGGGTTTTATTACAAGGTTTTGGTCTAGGCGCCACCATGATCATTCCAATCGGCGCACAAAACGCGTACGTTTTAAATCAAGGCATTAAACGCAATCATCACCTAACCACAGCAACCGTTTGTAGCTTTCTTGACGCATTTTTTATTTCGCTGGGTGTGTTTGGTGGCGGTGCAGTTCTATCTCAAAATGAAACCCTACTCACTTCAGTGACTTTAGGTGGCATTGCTTTCCTATCCGTCTACGGTTTCTTATCCTTAAGAAGTGCATTTCGCTCTCCGACCAGCGAAGAGTCGAAAAAACAGATGACTGCTCGTGGTAAAAGGGCTGTGGTTTTGGGTGCGCTTGCGGTCACCGTGCTTAACCCACACCTATACCTTGATACTGTGGTGATCTTAGGTTCAATCGGCGGCCAATTTGAAGGCAATGACCGAATCGCTTTTGCAATTGGTACCATCATGGCTTCATTTGTTTGGTTCTATAGCTTGTCATTTGGAGCGGCGAAACTTGGCCCTACTCTATCTAAGCCCAACGTAAAGTGTGGCATCGACATTGCAGTTGCAGCTATGATGTTTATCATCGCCTTCGTGCTCACTAAAGGACTATGGGTCAAGTACATGTTATGA
- a CDS encoding oxidative stress defense protein: MKNKTIMALLLAAVTALPVAAADVDFPHLSTTGYGEVVAVPDMAVIQVQVEETMLSAEQAKQEVDKAVEAFITRLTTEGVERDDIAAANLYLSPQYHYPKAGKAELVGYRATRSVTVTVDDLQNLNRYLEGALGDGINTIDSIELQVKDSDKYQQLARDAAIKDAMDKAKSLAKGFEMSLDGVWRIEYHNAFQRPVKRAARMAAESMSDSYQDTAIKIRDQVNVTYKIK, encoded by the coding sequence ATGAAGAATAAAACGATTATGGCTCTGTTGCTTGCTGCGGTCACAGCACTGCCAGTAGCGGCTGCAGATGTTGATTTTCCTCATCTATCAACGACCGGATATGGGGAAGTGGTTGCTGTGCCAGATATGGCCGTGATCCAAGTGCAAGTCGAAGAGACGATGTTAAGCGCTGAACAGGCAAAGCAAGAAGTAGATAAAGCGGTTGAGGCGTTCATTACTCGTCTCACTACAGAAGGTGTCGAGCGAGATGATATCGCTGCTGCAAACTTGTACCTTTCACCGCAATACCATTATCCGAAAGCGGGCAAAGCCGAGTTGGTCGGTTACCGAGCCACTCGCAGCGTAACGGTGACGGTGGATGACTTGCAAAACCTTAATCGATACCTTGAAGGGGCGTTAGGTGATGGGATCAATACTATCGATAGTATTGAGTTGCAGGTGAAAGATTCCGATAAGTATCAGCAATTGGCGCGAGATGCAGCCATCAAAGATGCGATGGATAAGGCTAAGTCACTAGCGAAAGGCTTTGAGATGTCACTGGATGGTGTTTGGCGTATTGAGTACCACAATGCTTTCCAGCGCCCAGTAAAGCGTGCCGCAAGAATGGCGGCGGAGTCGATGTCTGATAGCTATCAAGATACAGCGATCAAGATCCGTGACCAAGTAAACGTGACCTATAAAATAAAGTAG
- the fbaA gene encoding class II fructose-bisphosphate aldolase: protein MSKIFDFVKPGVISGDDVQKVFEVAKENKFALPAVNVVNTDSVNAVLEAASKVKAPVVVQFSNGGAAFFAGKGLKLEGQEAQIMGAVAGAKYVHAVAEAYGVPVILHTDHAAKKLLPWIDGLLDAGEKFFAETGKPLFSSHMIDLSEESLEENIEISAKYLERMAKMGMTLEIELGCTGGEEDGVDNTDMDQSELYTSPEDVAYAYEILNAVSPRFTIAASFGNVHGVYKPGNVVLTPTILRDSQAHCAEKFGIAANALNFVFHGGSGSSQEEIEESIGYGVIKMNIDTDTQWATWDGVRAYEAENRDFLQGQIGNPTGDDAPNKKYYDPRVWLRAGQSGMVARLEQAFKDLNAIDVL, encoded by the coding sequence ATGTCTAAGATCTTCGATTTCGTAAAACCAGGTGTTATCTCTGGTGACGACGTACAGAAAGTATTTGAAGTAGCAAAAGAAAACAAATTTGCTCTTCCAGCGGTTAACGTTGTAAACACTGACTCTGTAAACGCTGTACTGGAAGCAGCTTCTAAAGTTAAAGCTCCAGTAGTAGTTCAGTTCTCTAACGGTGGTGCTGCTTTCTTCGCTGGTAAAGGTCTGAAGCTAGAAGGTCAAGAAGCGCAAATCATGGGCGCAGTTGCAGGTGCGAAATACGTACACGCTGTAGCTGAAGCTTACGGTGTGCCAGTAATTCTTCACACTGACCACGCAGCTAAGAAACTACTTCCTTGGATCGACGGTCTACTAGACGCTGGCGAAAAATTCTTCGCTGAAACTGGTAAGCCTCTATTCTCTTCTCACATGATCGACCTTTCTGAAGAGTCTCTAGAAGAAAACATCGAAATCTCAGCTAAATACCTAGAGCGTATGGCTAAGATGGGTATGACTCTAGAAATCGAACTAGGTTGTACTGGTGGTGAAGAAGACGGCGTAGACAACACTGATATGGACCAGTCTGAGCTATACACTTCTCCTGAAGACGTAGCTTACGCTTACGAGATCCTAAACGCAGTTAGCCCTCGTTTCACTATCGCTGCATCTTTCGGTAACGTACACGGTGTATACAAGCCAGGTAACGTTGTTCTTACTCCAACTATCCTACGTGATTCTCAAGCACACTGTGCAGAGAAATTCGGTATCGCTGCGAACGCTCTAAACTTCGTATTCCACGGCGGTTCTGGTTCTTCTCAAGAAGAGATTGAAGAGTCAATCGGCTACGGTGTTATCAAAATGAACATCGATACTGATACTCAGTGGGCTACTTGGGATGGCGTTCGTGCATACGAAGCTGAAAACCGTGACTTCCTACAAGGTCAAATCGGTAACCCAACTGGTGATGACGCTCCAAACAAGAAATACTACGATCCACGCGTATGGCTACGTGCTGGTCAGTCTGGTATGGTTGCGCGTCTTGAGCAAGCATTTAAAGACCTTAACGCAATCGACGTACTATAA
- a CDS encoding 5-formyltetrahydrofolate cyclo-ligase, with amino-acid sequence MTQLSQLERQSIRQQIRQARRALSPMQQQAAATKLLEQVKHQISDSPKLTLALYLSADGEIDTQPVIEWLWQQGHQVVLPVIHPFSQGELLFLRYSKQSVMVENRYKILEPKLDATQIIPLAQIDIIFTPLVAFDAEGNRMGMGGGYYDRTLASWSTLRSNTRSIGLAHECQQVAKLPCESWDIPLDKIFTPNKIWGWEIDC; translated from the coding sequence ATGACACAGCTAAGTCAACTCGAACGCCAGTCTATTAGACAACAAATTCGCCAAGCGCGGCGAGCCCTTAGCCCTATGCAGCAACAGGCCGCTGCAACCAAGCTTCTCGAACAAGTAAAACACCAAATTAGTGACTCGCCAAAGCTAACACTAGCACTCTATCTTAGTGCCGACGGAGAGATTGATACTCAACCTGTTATTGAATGGTTATGGCAGCAAGGCCATCAAGTGGTGCTTCCAGTGATCCACCCATTCTCTCAAGGTGAGCTACTGTTTCTACGCTATAGCAAACAAAGTGTAATGGTCGAAAATCGATATAAGATTTTGGAACCTAAACTGGATGCAACCCAAATCATTCCATTAGCGCAAATCGATATTATCTTTACTCCCTTGGTCGCCTTTGACGCCGAAGGTAACCGAATGGGCATGGGTGGCGGTTATTACGATCGCACCTTAGCCAGTTGGTCAACGCTGCGCTCAAATACCCGTTCCATTGGCCTTGCCCATGAATGCCAACAAGTAGCAAAGCTGCCATGTGAAAGTTGGGATATTCCATTGGATAAAATTTTTACCCCAAATAAAATCTGGGGTTGGGAAATCGATTGCTAA
- the rpiA gene encoding ribose-5-phosphate isomerase RpiA produces MTQDEMKKAAGWAALKYVEKDSIVGVGTGSTVNHFIDALGSIKDDIKGAVSSSIASTEKLKELGIEVFDANDVAKLDVYVDGADEINPTRDMIKGGGAALTREKIVAAIADKFICIVDGTKGVDVLGQFPLPVEVIPMARSYVARELVKLGGDPAYREGCVTDNGNIILDVHGMQITDPKEMEKQINAIAGVVTVGLFAARGADVVITGTPEGAKIEE; encoded by the coding sequence ATGACGCAAGATGAAATGAAAAAAGCCGCTGGTTGGGCCGCGCTTAAGTATGTAGAAAAAGATAGCATTGTTGGTGTAGGTACTGGCTCTACTGTGAATCACTTCATCGACGCACTGGGCTCTATTAAAGACGACATTAAAGGTGCTGTTTCAAGCTCTATCGCTTCAACTGAAAAGCTAAAAGAGCTGGGTATCGAAGTATTTGATGCTAACGACGTGGCAAAACTTGATGTTTACGTGGATGGTGCAGACGAGATCAACCCGACTCGTGACATGATCAAAGGTGGTGGTGCTGCTCTGACTCGTGAAAAGATTGTTGCTGCAATCGCAGACAAATTCATCTGTATCGTTGATGGCACCAAAGGCGTTGACGTTCTGGGTCAATTCCCGCTACCCGTTGAAGTTATCCCAATGGCTCGCTCTTATGTAGCACGTGAGCTAGTGAAGCTTGGTGGCGACCCTGCGTACCGTGAAGGCTGTGTGACCGACAACGGCAACATCATCCTAGATGTTCACGGCATGCAAATCACTGACCCTAAGGAGATGGAAAAGCAGATCAACGCTATCGCTGGTGTTGTCACTGTGGGTCTATTTGCTGCACGTGGTGCTGACGTAGTTATCACTGGCACCCCTGAAGGTGCAAAAATCGAAGAGTAA
- a CDS encoding LysR family transcriptional regulator ArgP: protein MRGLDYRWIEALDLVIELRGFERAAEKLCISQSAVSQRVKQLEKWLAQPVLVREQPPRPTLAGQQLLALYRRVCLLEQELLPELNPDDERPLSVSIATNADSLATWLIPSVQNLLMQKRVALNLIVDDEGRTIDKLRSGEVVGAISLESQPMSGCDADYLGRVDYLCVASPEFYEHYFPEGVTREALLKAPAVAFDQHDDMHERFIHQHFNLPYGSVLKHTVRSSEAFVKLALAGVAYCLIPRQQIEQELADGELINITPNFLLSVRMYWHHWQLESGVLKEISQAIIKYARTHLPQ, encoded by the coding sequence ATGAGAGGCTTAGATTACCGTTGGATTGAAGCACTTGATTTGGTGATCGAGCTGCGCGGTTTCGAGCGTGCGGCAGAAAAGTTATGTATTTCCCAATCGGCAGTCTCTCAGCGAGTAAAGCAACTGGAGAAGTGGTTGGCACAACCTGTTTTAGTGCGAGAGCAACCCCCAAGACCTACTCTGGCCGGACAGCAATTATTAGCACTCTATCGCCGAGTATGTTTGCTAGAACAAGAACTCTTGCCAGAGCTTAATCCGGATGATGAGCGTCCGTTATCGGTAAGCATAGCAACCAATGCTGATAGTCTCGCTACTTGGCTAATCCCAAGTGTGCAAAACTTGTTGATGCAAAAGCGTGTTGCGCTGAACTTGATCGTTGATGATGAAGGACGAACGATAGACAAACTTCGCAGCGGGGAGGTGGTAGGTGCTATCAGCCTAGAATCACAGCCGATGTCAGGATGTGATGCGGACTACTTAGGACGAGTTGATTATTTGTGTGTTGCCAGCCCAGAGTTTTACGAACATTACTTTCCAGAAGGCGTTACTCGCGAAGCTTTATTGAAGGCGCCAGCAGTGGCTTTTGACCAGCATGATGATATGCACGAGCGTTTTATTCACCAGCATTTCAATTTGCCCTACGGCAGTGTGCTGAAACATACGGTTCGCAGTTCGGAAGCTTTCGTCAAGTTAGCCCTGGCTGGGGTTGCTTACTGCCTGATCCCAAGGCAACAAATCGAGCAAGAGCTTGCCGATGGTGAGTTGATTAATATTACGCCTAATTTTTTACTGTCAGTGAGAATGTATTGGCATCACTGGCAGCTGGAAAGCGGGGTGCTAAAAGAGATCTCTCAGGCGATAATTAAGTATGCGAGGACTCACTTACCTCAGTAA
- the mscS gene encoding small-conductance mechanosensitive channel MscS: MANETSVVDIELAENVNKLNEWITGNSDLLIQYGVNILSALLILFIGNIVVKAVAGSVAKVLHKRKMDKAVVEFIHGIVRYTLFVIVLIAALGRVGVQTASVVAVIGAAGLAIGLALQGSLSNFAAGVLIVAFRPFKSGDYVEIGGVAGSVDSIQIFQTILTTPDNKMVVVPNSSVIGSPITNYSRHNTRRIDHVIGVSYGADLKKTKDVIRRVLEADERILKSPGIQIGVSALADSSVNFVVRPWVKTSDYWDVYFDTLQAIKEELDKEGIEIPFPQMDVHLSKPE, from the coding sequence ATGGCAAATGAAACATCGGTGGTGGACATCGAATTGGCGGAAAACGTCAATAAGCTCAACGAATGGATTACTGGCAATTCCGACCTGCTGATCCAGTACGGTGTGAATATCTTATCAGCGCTGCTGATCCTGTTTATCGGTAACATTGTTGTTAAAGCGGTAGCTGGCAGTGTGGCGAAAGTGCTGCATAAACGTAAAATGGATAAGGCGGTCGTTGAGTTTATTCACGGCATTGTCCGCTATACCTTGTTTGTAATTGTGCTGATAGCTGCACTTGGTCGAGTGGGTGTTCAAACTGCTTCTGTGGTAGCTGTAATTGGTGCGGCAGGTTTAGCGATTGGTTTAGCTCTGCAAGGCTCACTATCAAACTTTGCCGCTGGCGTATTGATCGTTGCGTTCCGTCCATTTAAATCTGGCGACTATGTTGAGATTGGCGGTGTTGCAGGTTCGGTAGATTCGATTCAAATTTTCCAAACGATTTTGACCACACCAGATAACAAAATGGTTGTTGTGCCGAACTCATCTGTGATTGGTAGCCCTATAACCAACTACTCGCGTCATAATACTCGCCGAATTGATCACGTGATTGGTGTGTCATACGGTGCAGATTTGAAGAAAACTAAAGACGTGATTCGCCGTGTATTAGAGGCGGATGAGCGTATTTTAAAATCTCCTGGTATCCAAATTGGTGTATCAGCATTGGCAGACTCATCAGTGAACTTCGTGGTTCGCCCATGGGTGAAAACTTCTGATTACTGGGACGTGTACTTTGATACGTTGCAAGCAATCAAAGAAGAGCTCGATAAAGAAGGTATTGAGATTCCATTCCCGCAAATGGATGTGCATTTGTCTAAGCCTGAGTAA
- a CDS encoding YecA family protein, which translates to MSDNSLPQYDQVAEQLKQAHLAVTPAEMHGLLVGMLSGGLSVGDTSWQPLVFDYTNDGMSWPVAMTDSAEAVLKTSAKELSENDFELSMLLAQEDDLFAYADSVCEWVNHFISGLGLINANLNKAPEDVKEALADLEEIAKLGIDEDDDMQEQAVLMEQVVEHVKACVLTIHIEFGSKPKQESKPTIH; encoded by the coding sequence ATGAGCGATAACTCTCTTCCTCAATACGACCAAGTCGCTGAGCAACTAAAGCAAGCCCACTTAGCCGTCACACCAGCAGAAATGCATGGATTATTGGTAGGCATGCTAAGTGGTGGATTGAGCGTAGGTGACACCAGTTGGCAACCTTTGGTGTTTGACTACACCAATGATGGTATGTCTTGGCCCGTTGCGATGACGGACAGCGCTGAAGCGGTGTTAAAAACCAGTGCTAAAGAGCTTTCAGAGAATGATTTTGAACTAAGCATGTTACTGGCTCAAGAAGATGACCTTTTTGCATACGCAGACAGTGTTTGCGAGTGGGTGAATCACTTTATTTCGGGCCTTGGTTTGATTAATGCCAACCTGAATAAAGCACCGGAGGATGTCAAAGAGGCTTTAGCTGACCTTGAAGAAATTGCCAAGCTTGGCATTGACGAAGACGACGACATGCAAGAACAAGCGGTATTGATGGAGCAAGTGGTTGAACACGTCAAGGCGTGTGTATTGACCATCCATATTGAATTTGGCAGCAAACCTAAGCAAGAAAGCAAACCGACTATTCATTAA
- the epd gene encoding erythrose-4-phosphate dehydrogenase: MTLKIAINGFGRIGRNVLRAIYESGRSQEIEVVAVNELAKPEAMAHLLQYDSSHGRFFKKVSHDQEHLYIHHPNGEQDSLRILHLADIEMLPWADLEVDIVLDCTGVFGSQADGQKHLEAGAKKVLFSHPGAADLDNTIIYGVNHDTLKAEHKVVSNGSCTTNCIVPIIKTLDDAFTIESGTITTIHSSMNDQQVIDAYHNDLRRTRAASQSIIPVDTKLHLGIGRIFPKFSDKFEAISVRVPTVNVTAMDLSVTLATNVKVNDVNQTIIEASRCTLHNIVDYTEAPLVSIDFNHDQHSAIVDGNQTRVSNGRLVKMLVWCDNEWGFANRMLDTALVMHSLA, translated from the coding sequence TTGAAGTGGTTGCAGTGAATGAGCTGGCAAAGCCTGAGGCAATGGCTCACCTGCTTCAATATGACTCTTCCCATGGGCGATTCTTTAAAAAGGTCAGCCATGATCAAGAACACCTTTATATCCATCACCCCAATGGCGAACAAGATTCTCTTCGTATTTTGCACCTCGCTGATATTGAAATGTTGCCTTGGGCAGATCTAGAAGTAGACATCGTTTTAGACTGTACTGGTGTGTTTGGAAGTCAGGCGGATGGTCAAAAACACTTAGAGGCTGGCGCTAAGAAGGTTCTCTTCTCACACCCTGGTGCAGCGGATTTAGATAACACCATTATCTATGGCGTAAACCACGATACGCTTAAAGCTGAGCATAAGGTGGTTTCGAATGGCTCGTGCACGACCAACTGTATCGTACCTATTATTAAAACCCTAGATGATGCCTTTACTATCGAGTCGGGTACGATCACTACGATCCACTCTTCGATGAACGATCAACAGGTGATCGATGCCTATCATAACGATCTCCGCCGTACCCGCGCCGCAAGTCAATCAATCATCCCAGTCGATACCAAACTGCATTTAGGAATCGGACGCATTTTCCCGAAATTTTCTGACAAATTCGAGGCAATTTCGGTGCGCGTGCCTACAGTTAATGTGACAGCAATGGATTTAAGTGTAACTTTAGCTACCAATGTGAAAGTTAATGACGTAAATCAAACCATAATTGAGGCTTCTAGGTGTACATTACATAACATTGTTGATTATACTGAGGCACCGCTTGTTTCCATCGATTTTAACCATGATCAACATAGTGCAATTGTTGACGGTAATCAGACCCGAGTAAGTAACGGGCGCTTGGTTAAAATGTTGGTGTGGTGTGACAACGAATGGGGCTTTGCCAACCGCATGCTGGATACAGCGTTGGTAATGCACTCACTTGCTTAG
- a CDS encoding cell division protein ZapA translates to MSNQAVEVEILGKVTRVNCPAGEEDALIQAALDLDARLKSMSEKTQVSNVEKLLTFAALNVCYELHTSKQQVDGQNHQITERMEKLDQALESALMNVGQNQK, encoded by the coding sequence ATGAGTAATCAAGCGGTTGAAGTAGAAATTTTAGGCAAAGTCACTCGGGTAAACTGCCCAGCAGGTGAAGAAGATGCCTTGATCCAAGCTGCTCTTGATCTGGATGCTCGTTTAAAATCTATGTCTGAAAAAACTCAGGTGTCTAACGTTGAGAAGTTACTGACATTTGCCGCATTGAATGTGTGTTATGAATTGCACACGTCAAAGCAACAAGTGGATGGCCAAAATCACCAAATCACTGAGCGTATGGAGAAGCTCGATCAAGCACTTGAAAGTGCATTGATGAATGTGGGCCAAAACCAAAAATAG
- a CDS encoding phosphoglycerate kinase, which yields MSVIKMIDLDLAGKRVFIRADLNVPVKDGKVTSDARILASLPTIKHCLEAGAKVMVTSHLGRPTEGEYAEEFSLAPVVNYLNDALDCEVKLAKDYLDGLELNAGELVVLENVRFNKGEKKNEEELSKKYAALCDIFVMDAFGTAHRAQASTHGVGMNAPVACAGPLLAAELEALGKAMDNPERPLVAIVGGSKVSTKLTVLESLSKVADQLVVGGGIANTFIAADGHNVGKSLYEADLVETAQKLMKECSIPVATDVACAKAFDENAEAEIKPVTEVQDDDMIFDLGPDSTAALAEIIGNAKTILWNGPVGVFEFKNFEAGTAGISKAIAESAGFSVAGGGDTLAAIDKFGIKADVSYISTGGGAFLEFVEGKVLPAVAMLEERAK from the coding sequence ATGTCTGTAATCAAGATGATTGACCTGGACCTAGCAGGCAAACGTGTATTTATCCGTGCGGACCTAAACGTACCAGTAAAAGACGGCAAAGTGACGTCTGATGCACGTATCCTAGCTTCACTACCTACTATCAAGCACTGCCTAGAAGCTGGTGCTAAAGTAATGGTAACTTCTCACCTAGGTCGTCCTACGGAAGGTGAATACGCAGAAGAGTTCTCTCTAGCACCTGTTGTTAACTACCTAAACGACGCACTAGATTGCGAAGTTAAGCTAGCAAAAGATTACCTAGACGGTCTAGAGCTAAACGCTGGTGAGCTTGTTGTTCTTGAAAACGTTCGCTTCAACAAAGGCGAGAAAAAGAACGAAGAAGAGCTATCTAAAAAGTACGCAGCGCTATGTGACATCTTTGTAATGGATGCATTCGGTACGGCTCACCGTGCACAAGCATCAACTCACGGCGTTGGCATGAACGCACCAGTTGCGTGTGCAGGTCCTCTTCTAGCGGCTGAGCTTGAAGCACTAGGTAAAGCAATGGACAACCCAGAGCGTCCACTTGTTGCTATCGTAGGTGGTTCTAAAGTTTCTACTAAGCTAACAGTTCTAGAATCTCTATCTAAAGTTGCTGACCAACTTGTTGTTGGTGGCGGCATCGCAAACACATTCATCGCAGCTGATGGCCACAATGTAGGTAAGTCTCTATACGAAGCTGACCTAGTTGAAACAGCTCAGAAGCTAATGAAAGAGTGTTCTATCCCAGTAGCAACTGACGTAGCTTGTGCTAAAGCATTTGATGAGAACGCAGAAGCTGAAATCAAGCCAGTAACAGAAGTTCAAGACGACGACATGATCTTCGACCTAGGCCCTGATTCAACAGCGGCTCTTGCTGAAATCATCGGCAACGCTAAAACTATCCTATGGAACGGTCCTGTAGGCGTATTTGAGTTCAAGAACTTTGAAGCAGGTACAGCAGGCATCTCTAAAGCAATCGCTGAGTCTGCAGGTTTCTCTGTAGCTGGTGGTGGTGACACGCTAGCAGCTATCGATAAGTTCGGTATCAAGGCTGACGTATCTTACATCTCAACAGGTGGCGGTGCTTTCCTTGAGTTTGTTGAAGGTAAAGTTCTACCAGCAGTTGCGATGCTTGAAGAGCGCGCAAAATAA
- the serA gene encoding phosphoglycerate dehydrogenase, with protein sequence MSKVSLEKDKIKILLLEGLHPSSVEVLQAAGYSNIEYHKGSLSGDELKEAIKDCHFVGIRSRTNLTEEVFAAAEKLVAVGCFCIGTNQVDLKAAATRGIPVFNAPFSNTRSVAELVLGQILLLLRGIPEKNALAHRGIWKKSADNSYEARGKRLGIIGYGHIGTQLGIIAENLGMRVYFYDIENKLSLGNATQVHTMSELLNKCDVITLHVPETPETKNIMGEAEFARMKPGSVFINAARGTVVDIPALCGAIESGHLAGAAVDVFPVEPKTNADPFETPLMQYDNVILTPHIGGSTQEAQENIGVEVAGKLAKYSDNGSTLSCVNFPEVSLPEHRDTSRLLHIHKNRPGILTQINTIFADEGINIAGQYLQTTSDMGYVVIDVESDRSEEALAKLKQIEGTIRARLLH encoded by the coding sequence ATGAGCAAAGTATCACTGGAAAAAGACAAAATTAAGATCCTCCTTCTGGAAGGACTTCACCCATCTTCTGTTGAGGTGCTTCAAGCTGCTGGTTACTCAAACATTGAGTACCACAAAGGGTCGCTATCCGGTGATGAGCTAAAAGAGGCAATTAAAGATTGTCACTTTGTCGGTATTCGTTCTCGTACTAACCTGACTGAAGAAGTCTTTGCTGCGGCAGAAAAGCTGGTCGCTGTTGGCTGTTTCTGTATCGGCACTAACCAAGTAGACCTAAAGGCTGCAGCAACACGAGGCATCCCAGTATTTAACGCCCCATTCTCAAACACTCGTAGTGTTGCTGAGCTCGTTTTGGGTCAAATCTTGCTTTTGCTACGTGGCATTCCAGAGAAGAACGCCCTTGCTCACCGTGGCATTTGGAAAAAAAGTGCTGACAACTCGTACGAAGCACGTGGTAAGCGTTTAGGCATCATCGGTTACGGTCATATCGGTACTCAGCTTGGTATCATCGCAGAAAACCTTGGCATGCGCGTTTACTTCTACGATATCGAAAACAAGTTGTCGCTAGGTAACGCAACGCAAGTTCATACCATGAGTGAGCTACTCAACAAGTGTGATGTGATCACGCTGCACGTACCAGAAACGCCAGAAACTAAAAACATCATGGGTGAAGCGGAATTTGCTCGCATGAAACCAGGTTCGGTATTCATCAATGCGGCGCGTGGTACCGTGGTGGATATCCCTGCGCTATGTGGTGCGATTGAGTCAGGTCATCTTGCTGGGGCGGCCGTCGACGTTTTCCCTGTTGAACCAAAAACGAATGCTGACCCATTCGAAACACCACTGATGCAATACGACAACGTGATCCTGACACCGCACATCGGTGGCTCGACGCAAGAAGCGCAGGAAAATATCGGTGTAGAAGTTGCGGGTAAACTGGCCAAATACTCAGATAATGGTTCGACACTTTCTTGCGTAAACTTCCCAGAAGTATCTCTACCAGAGCACAGAGACACTTCTCGCTTGCTGCACATCCACAAGAACCGCCCTGGTATTCTGACTCAAATCAACACCATCTTTGCTGATGAAGGCATCAACATCGCTGGTCAATACCTACAAACGACCTCTGATATGGGTTATGTCGTTATCGACGTGGAATCTGATCGCTCAGAAGAAGCATTAGCAAAACTGAAACAAATTGAAGGCACAATCCGTGCTCGACTATTGCACTAA
- a CDS encoding YbaK/EbsC family protein, translating into MSHSLETIYQFNLALFNKIDVPYQLWQHEPILDFETDVKVAKSLGWNGTHSKSLFLRIKGGGYALYLTDKDSRLDSKALKSLLGKRVSICDDQEMSQVTGCVAGAVCPFGLPQEICIVVDTKLIQARHNELLYTPGHPDKTIGFATEHLHKVLATLPNTVLWLEH; encoded by the coding sequence ATGAGTCATTCATTAGAGACTATTTACCAATTCAATCTGGCACTGTTCAATAAGATTGATGTTCCCTACCAGCTTTGGCAGCACGAACCAATTTTGGACTTTGAAACCGATGTCAAAGTGGCTAAATCGCTTGGTTGGAACGGAACTCATAGCAAGAGCCTTTTTTTACGTATCAAAGGCGGGGGCTATGCACTCTACCTGACCGATAAGGACAGCCGTCTTGATTCCAAAGCACTCAAGTCGTTGCTAGGAAAAAGAGTCTCTATTTGTGATGATCAAGAAATGTCACAGGTGACTGGTTGTGTTGCAGGAGCCGTCTGTCCATTTGGTTTACCACAAGAGATATGTATCGTGGTGGATACCAAGCTTATTCAAGCCCGCCATAATGAGCTACTCTACACGCCAGGCCACCCAGATAAGACCATAGGGTTCGCAACAGAGCATCTTCATAAAGTGCTAGCCACCCTACCAAATACAGTACTTTGGCTAGAGCACTAA